In the Qipengyuania gelatinilytica genome, GTGGTGCCGGCTGACCGGGAGGGCACGGACACAAAGGGTGCCGGAAGAGGCGCTTGCGAAAAACATGCTGAGAGGAATGGCCGCGGTCTTCATCCCGGCCTGGCGCGAAGACGCCGTTATCGGCTCCACCCTCGTGCATGCACTGGCTGCATGGCCGCAGGAAGACCTGCGCATCTACGTCGGCTGCTATCGCAACGATGCCGAAACGATTGCCTCGGTCGTGGCCGCTGCGCGCGGGGATGACCGGGTCCGGCTCGTCGTGGTCGGCGAGGACGGCCCGACCTGCAAGGCGCATTGCCTCAACCGGCTTCACGAAGCACTCGCACAGGACGAGGCACGTTCGGGCACGAAAGCGCACATGGTCGTGCTGCACGATGCCGAGGACATGGTCGATCCAGCGGCGCTCCCCATTCTCGACCACGCGATCTGGAATGCGGATTTCGTGCAGCTGCCAGTCATGGCCTTGCCGCCGTCCGATTCGCGCTGGATCGCGAGCCACTATTCCGACGAATTCGCCGAAGCGCATGCCAAGCACATGGTCGTTCGCGATGCACTGGGCTGCGCGATCCCGGGCGCAGGTGTCGGCTGTGCAATCGGTCGCCAGATGCTGGCCAAGCTTGCCGCAGAAGCTGGGGGCCAGCCTTTCGCGCAAGGCGCGCTGACAGAGGATTACGAACTGGGAATACGCGTAAACGCGGCGGGCGGTTCGAGCCGTTTCCTCAGGCTGCGAACCGACGACGGCCGACTGATCGCCACGCGCGCCTATTTCCCGGACCGACTGGTAACCGCAGTGCGCCAGAAGACCCGCTGGACGCATGGTATCGCGCTGCAGGGTTGGGACCGGCTCGGCTGGGAGGGCAACGCCCTCCAGCGCTGGATGACCTTCCGCGACCGGCGCGGACCGCTTGTCGCCTTGCTGCTTTTCATCGGCTACGCGCTGCTGGTCTCCGGGACGGTCTCCGCCTTCGCATCAAGGGCCGGACTTGTGCAGCCCGTAGATTTGTCGCCGGCGCTGGAGGGGCTGCTGATGCTGACCTTCGCCGGTCTTGTCTGGCGGACCGGGCTGCGCGCCGTCTTCACGGCTCGCGAATACGGGTTTGCAGAAGGACTTCGGGCGATCCCACGCGTCGTGGTCTCCAACGTCATTTCCATCATGAGCGGCAGGCGCGCGCTTGCCGGCTACATCCGTACCTTGAGAGGCGCGCCGGTGGTCTGGGACAAGACCGAGCACAGGGCCCATCCGGCCCGGATATTTGCTGAGGAGAAGTCGGCATGAGCGCACAGGCAAAACCGGCACGGGGCCGGCCGCTTATCTTCCTTGTGACCGTGGCGTTGATATGGGTGACCGTGCGCGCGATCGCCTGGCAGATGCCGGCAACTCCGACGCTACCCGAGGCAGCGACGCCCGCACCACGACAGTTGGTTTCAGTCCCGGTCGAGGCGTCCAAGGCAGAAACTGTCACCGACCCTGACACACTTGTCGAGGGCCTCGAGCCTGTCCCCGGCGCACACGAGCACAGCCGTTTCATCGACAGCTCGGTCGCCGCCGGTCACGACATGCTGTGGATGTCCGCTTCGCAGGATTAAGGTCTCCGCAACACTCCAAAAACGCAGTTGTGCAGGGTCGGACAATCGTTCGGCTTTCATAGAAGGTCGCCCTGCGATAGGGCGGTCCCCATGGACGTCTACCTGCCCATCGCGAACCTCTCGGTAAACGGTCTCTGGATCGTTGCCCTCGGTGCGCTGACCGGCGTCCTGTCGGGCCTGTTCGGCGTCGGCGGCGGGTTCCTGACCACGCCGCTGCTGATCTTCTACGGCATTCCGCCGACCGTCGCGGCCGCATCCGCTTCGACGCAGGTCACCGGTGCGAGTGTCTCGGGTGTTCTTGCGCATGGCAAGCGCAAGGGGGTCGATTACCGCATGGGCGCCGTCATGGTTGGCGGCGGTATCATCGGTGCAGGCATCGGCGCGCTGCTGTTCCGTTTCTTCCGCGCGATCGGCCAGATCGATGTGGTCATCAATGCGCTCTATGTCGTGCTGCTCGGGTCGATCGGCATATTGATGGCGCGCGAATCATGGCAATTGCTGCGCAAGTCGAGCGGCACGAAACAGGCGGCGCGCAGGCGGCATCACCCGCTGGTTGCGAACCTGCCGTGGCGCTGGCGGTTCTACGGCTCGGGCCTGTATATTTCCCCGCTCGCGCCGCTGATCGTCGGCGTCGCCGTGGGAATCCTGACCATGCTCATGGGTGTGGGCGGCGGCTTTATCCTCGTGCCGGCCATGCTCTACATCCTCGGGATGAGCGCCAATGTCGTCGTCGGCACCAGCCTGTTCAACATCCTGTTCGTCACCATCGCCACCACGGTCATGCATTCGCTGACGACGCGCGCGGTCGACATTGTCCTCGTTGCGCTGCTCCTGATCGGGTCGGTTACCGGTGCGCAGTTCGGTTCACAGCTTGCGGTCAAGGCGAAGCCGGAGGTCCTCCGTCTGGTCCTAGCCAGCATCGTGCTGCTGATCGCCTTCCGCATGTTCCTCGGACTGTTCTACCAGCCCGATGAAATCTACACGATCTATCCGCTGTGAGGGCGCTGCTGCTCCTGTTCGCCGCGCTGATGCTCAGCGGCCAGCGCGATCCGGTCCTCGTGCCGGAGGTTTCGCAGCACGACGTGCAGGTCCGACAGGGCTTCACAGGCACCGAACTGCTCCTGTTCGGCGCCGTGCTCGACCCGGCGGGCAGGGCAGGGCAGGACTATGACATCGTGGTGGTTCTCAAGGGCCCGTCCGAACCGATCCGCCTGCGCGAGAAGGAACGGTTCGCAGGGGTCTGGGTCAATGCGGAAAGCAATGATTTCCGCTCCGTACCCAGCTATTTCGCGGTCGCCTCCTCGCGACCGATCGACGATATCGTCGATGCCAAGACCGCCGCGATCTACGAATTCGGGACCGGCTATATCCAGCTGTCCCCAAGTGGCAGCATCAACCCCGAGGAACAGCAGCGCTTCTCCCTCGGGCTCGTCGACCTGAAGCGCCGGCAGGGGCTCTACAAGGAAGATTTCGGCGGCGTGCAGATCAGCGAAGGCGTGCTTTACCAGGCGCGCATCTCGCTGCCGTCGAATGTGACGACCGGCACCTATTCGGCGGAGACATTCGCAGTCACCCGCGGCCGCGTCATCGCGTCTGCCGTGTCGGAAGTCGAGGTGCGCAAGGTCGGGTTCGAACGCTTCGTCGAGCTGAGCGCGAACCAGTACGGCCTCCTCTACGGCTTCGTTGCGGTCATGCTTTCCGTCCTGATGGGCTGGGGCGCGGGCCGACTTTTCGCCCGCCTCTGATAACGGCCGCTCGCGCACCATCGTTGACGCGATTTTAACCGTTTTCCGCCATCACGCTGGTCGAAGGCGCATGTGCGCCAAACGAGGGCCAGGGCAGACTAATGAACGATATGGGCAACGGAAATTTCGGTTCCTACGATCCGCAGCGCCAGATGGAGGCGGAACAGCCGCAGCGTCGCAGCAACAGCCTGCGCGACCGCATCCGCCGCTCGGCCGATAGCGAGCAGGGACCGGCGGCGGCCCAGTCACGCTCGGGTTATGTCCACCAGCCGCATGGCGAACAGGCCCCGGAACCCAAAGCTGCCCAGCAGCAGCCCGTCGAGGCCGCGGCGCCCGTGATGCCGCAGCCGCAGCCGCAGGCCGAAGCCCCGGTCGAAACCTCGCCTGCTCCTGCTACTGCTCCGGCCGCCAAACTTGGCGAAGCGCCGCCGCGCCCTTCGGATCTCGCACCCAAGGCAGCTCCTGAACCCGAGCCGGAAGAGCCCGAGGACGAGCAGCCTCTCAGCGACAATGCGCTCCAGCCCATCGGTGTCGTGCTGGAAATCGCAGGTTCGGGATCGATGATCGCGATCGATCTCCAGCGCCTGACCGAATGCGGCGAAGACCCCGACCCCGCCATCGCCATGGCCGGACAGGTCGGTTCGCAGATCAAGATTCGCATCGGCAACAGCTGGCTGCTCGCCAGCGTCCGCAACCAGAAACAGGACCGCAAGGCCGGCAGCATCCTCGCCAACATCGACTTCCTCGGTGAAGGGATCGAGGAAAAGCTCACCGGCAAGCTGCACGGTTTCCGCCGCGGTGTGACCCGCTACCCGGTCCCGGGCGCGATGGTCTATCCCGCCTCCACCGCCGATCTCAAGCAGGTCTATGCGAGCGATGGCCGCAGCGCGGTCACGATCGGCAAGGTCTATCCGACCAAGGACATTCGTGCCGGCCTCTATGTAGACGCCATGCTCGGCAAGCACTTCGCGCTGCTGGGTTCGACCGGTACCGGTAAGTCGACCAGTGCCGCGCTGATCCTGCACCGCATTTGCGAGGCAGCGCCCGAAGGTCACATCGTGATGATCGACCCTCACGGCGAATATTCGGCAGCCTTCCGCCAGACGGGCGTCATCCTCGACGTTTCGAACCTGCAGATGCCCTACTGGATCATGAACTTCGAGGAGCACTGCGAGGTCCTTCTCACCAGCAATGGCAACGAGCGGCAGGTCGATGCCGACATTCTCGCCAAGTGTCTCTTGAAGGCGCGCAGCAAGAGCAAGCTTGCGCAGACCATGGGCAAGATCACCGTCGATTCGCCGATCCCCTACTTGCTTTCGGACCTCTCCAACGAGATCCAGGACCAGATGGGCAAGCTCGACAAGGCGACCAATTCCGCGCCTTACATGCGCATCAAGAACAAGCTCGACGAGCTGAAGGCCGACCCGCGCTACCAGTTCATGTTCTCAGGGATGCTGGTGGCCGATTCCATGGCCGACTTCATTTCGAAGATTTTCCGCATGCCCTCGAACGGCAAGCCGATTTCGATCATCGACGTTTCCGGCGTGCCTTCGGACGTGACCTCGACCGTGGTGGCCGTGCTGAGCCGCCTCGTCTTCGACTTCGCGATCTGGGGCCGCGAGGAAAAATGTACGCCGATCCTGCTGGTTTGCGAGGAGGCGCACCGCTACGTCCCGAACGAGAAGAATGCCGACGGCAACTCGGTGGGCACCATCCTTTCGCGTATCGCCAAGGAAGGCCGTAAATACGGTATCTCGCTTGGCCTCATCACGCAGCGCCCGTCCGACCTTGCAGAAGGCGTGCTGTCGCAGTGTGGTACGATCATCTCGATGCGTCTGAACAACGACCGGGACCAGGACTTCGTCCGCGCAGCCATGCCCGAAGGCGCACGCGGTTTCCTCGACGCGATCCCGGCGCTGCGCAACCGCGAGTGCATCATCTGCGGCGAGGGTGTCGCTATTCCGATCCGCGTGAGCTTCGACAATCTCGAAGAGGTCAAGCGTCCGGCTTCGGAAGACCCGAGCTTCGTCGAAATGTGGAACAACCCCGGCGGCGAGGAAGACATCGTCCAGCGCACCGTGCAGCGCTGGCGTAGCCAAGGCTGACTTTTGTTCTTTGAACCCGCCTCAGCGGGTTCGTCCTCGCTATACGTGCGGCAAGCCGCACCCGCTGCGGGCGGCCGGTCGGCCTTGCCGGGCCTTCCTCGGCCCGGTCCTTGGTCACGGCAGTCAAAACGCGACTGCGCGCCGCCGCTACTGCGGCGAAGCCAAGCCGCACGGAGGTGCGGCGCCCGGCGTCTGAGGGTCACAAGGGGGCTACGTCCCTCTTGTGTCGCCAAACAAATGGATATGCAGCCGGTCGCTCATGCGGAAGCCGTGCTTCAGGCATAGGTCTGCTAGCCATTTCTCGCGTGTCCGCAGCGTCTGGCTGTCTGTTCCTTCGGGCATGAGGAAGACGTGGCCGGGCTTGAAGCGGTAGCGATCGTGCAGCTCGAGGACCTCGTCGACGTCAGAGGGTTCGGCAATTACGAACTTAAAAAATGCACGCGGGTCGGTGGCATAGGCGTCGAGCCGTTCGGGGAGCAGCGCGAGGTCGGCCGGATTACCGCTGTGGGCGAGCTTGGGGCTGACGTTGAACTGGTCGATGCGGACATCGAGGCGCGGGGGCGCCTTGGTCGTGCCGTTGGTTTCGATCTCGACCGAGATATCAGGCAGCAAGTCGAGCAGTTTGGCCAGCGCAGGCGCCTGCAGCAGGGGCTCGCCCCCGGTGATCACCAGCCGGTCCTGCCCTAGCTGCATAATGTGCGCGGCGACCTCTTCCTCGTCCAGCGTGACCTGGTTGGCCTTGCGCTCGAAAGTCACGCCATCGCGGTGCGGGCGGTTGTCGCCCTCGAAATGCCACGTGTAAGCCGTGTCGCACCACACACAGGCGAGGTTGCAGCGCGATAGCCGCATGAAGGCAACCGGCATGCCGACGCTCGGGCCTTCACCCTGCACGGAGGCGAAGATCTCCGGCCCGCCGTCGTCATCGGTGGCGAGTACGAGTGCCATGTCAGTTGTACACCGTCACTTCGACGCGCATGCCTTCCGGGTCGCGGAAGAATGTCGCTGTCTCGCCTTCGAATTCCTGCTTCTCCGGGACTTCGAAACCGGCGGCTGCCATGCCGTCGCGCACCGCGTCGAGCGCAGCCATGTCGGGCGCGGTAAAGCCGAGGTGGTTGAGGCCGGGCGCATATCGCTCGTAATCCGAAGTGCTTGCCTTGGCCTGCTTGAGGTCGATGCTGAGGCCATCGTCGCTCGTCCACACATGATCGCGCGTCTTGGTGAACCCGATCAGGTCCAGCAAGGCTGCGTACCAGGGCAAGCTCGTCTCCAATGAGCGAACCAGCACCACCATGTGATCGAGCTTCATGCGCCTAACCTAGGCGCGTGAGCGCGGCCTTCAAGCGTTCGATCTCCGCCGTGTGGTGCGCGTGGTCGGCACGGGCCTTCTCGACCGCCTCGGGCTTGGCGCGTTCGACGAAGTTGGCATTGCCGAGGCGGCCCTCGAGCGACTTTGCTTCCTTGATCGATGCCTCCAATGACTTTTCAAGCCTTGATCGAGCAGCGCCAAAGTCGATTACACCCTCAAGGGGTATGTGATACGTCGCTGTCCCGACAACCATGGTGAACCCCTTCTTCTTGTCAGAAGAATACTCTGTTCGGTCGAGAACCTTGCCTGTTGCTAATTCAAAGGCTGTGCCTGTCATTATGATCTGAACGACATCAGAGCGAGTCATCCGTGCGATAGCCGGCCCGTGTGTGCGGAAGCGATCAATTAGATCATAACGCTCACCTTGCTGAACCTTCAGGCCGTCAAAGTAGATGTCGTTCATCACTAAGATTTCGGTCTTGGCACTTGCGGGGACATCCAATTCTGCACGAGCAGACCGCAGTTCCTTGATGAAGCCAATCACCCACTCGATCTCTTCTGAGGCTTCCCAGCTTGGCTCAGCCTGCGGATCGGGCCACTTTGCGGTGATCAGCGGATAGTCGGCACGGTCGCCCTGTTTCGACCACAACTCTTCGGTGATGAAGGGCATGAAGGGGTGGAGCATGACAAGGATCTGGTCGAGCGCCCAGCCGGCAACCGCCTTGGTTTCCTCGTCGAAATTGCCCTTGATGAGCTCGATGTACCAGTCGCAGAAACGGTCCCACACGAAGTGATAGATCGTGTTCGCGGCGGCGTCGAAGCGCAGGTCGGCCATCGCCTGCTCGAGCGCATTCTTGGTCTCGACGACCTCGCCGATGATCCACTTGTTGACCGCCTGCGTGGCGGTGGGGGCCGCGATGCTGGTGCTCGCGCCGATGCCGTTCGACTGGCAGAAACGCGTGGCGTTCCAGAGCTTGGTCGCGAAGTTGCGATAGCCCTCGACGCGGCGCTCATCCATCTTGATGTCGCGGCCCTGGCTTTCCATTGCCGACATAAAGAAGCGCAGCGCATCGGCGCCATACTGGTCGATAAGGCCGAGCGGGTCGACCACATTGCCCTTCGACTTGGACATCTTCGCTCCGTCGGCGGCGCGCACCAGCCCGTGGAGGTAAAGTCGCGGCCAGGGCGCCTTTCCGGTGAGGTGAATGCCCTGCATCATCATGCGCGCATCCCAGAAGAACAGGATGTCGAAGCCCGAGATCAGCAGGTCGTTGGGATAGTGCTTTTCAAGCAGGTCGGTCTTGTCCGGCCAGCCGAGCGTGGCGAAGGGCCAGAGCGCCGACGAGAACCACGTGTCGAGCACGTCCTCGTCGCGGGCGAGGGCAACGCCGTCACCGGCCTGCGCCTGCGCCTCT is a window encoding:
- a CDS encoding glycosyl transferase family protein, with the protein product MALVQTELLLFAAVFFAIGLADELAIDIAYLWCRLTGRARTQRVPEEALAKNMLRGMAAVFIPAWREDAVIGSTLVHALAAWPQEDLRIYVGCYRNDAETIASVVAAARGDDRVRLVVVGEDGPTCKAHCLNRLHEALAQDEARSGTKAHMVVLHDAEDMVDPAALPILDHAIWNADFVQLPVMALPPSDSRWIASHYSDEFAEAHAKHMVVRDALGCAIPGAGVGCAIGRQMLAKLAAEAGGQPFAQGALTEDYELGIRVNAAGGSSRFLRLRTDDGRLIATRAYFPDRLVTAVRQKTRWTHGIALQGWDRLGWEGNALQRWMTFRDRRGPLVALLLFIGYALLVSGTVSAFASRAGLVQPVDLSPALEGLLMLTFAGLVWRTGLRAVFTAREYGFAEGLRAIPRVVVSNVISIMSGRRALAGYIRTLRGAPVVWDKTEHRAHPARIFAEEKSA
- a CDS encoding sulfite exporter TauE/SafE family protein, whose protein sequence is MDVYLPIANLSVNGLWIVALGALTGVLSGLFGVGGGFLTTPLLIFYGIPPTVAAASASTQVTGASVSGVLAHGKRKGVDYRMGAVMVGGGIIGAGIGALLFRFFRAIGQIDVVINALYVVLLGSIGILMARESWQLLRKSSGTKQAARRRHHPLVANLPWRWRFYGSGLYISPLAPLIVGVAVGILTMLMGVGGGFILVPAMLYILGMSANVVVGTSLFNILFVTIATTVMHSLTTRAVDIVLVALLLIGSVTGAQFGSQLAVKAKPEVLRLVLASIVLLIAFRMFLGLFYQPDEIYTIYPL
- a CDS encoding TIGR02186 family protein; amino-acid sequence: MLSGQRDPVLVPEVSQHDVQVRQGFTGTELLLFGAVLDPAGRAGQDYDIVVVLKGPSEPIRLREKERFAGVWVNAESNDFRSVPSYFAVASSRPIDDIVDAKTAAIYEFGTGYIQLSPSGSINPEEQQRFSLGLVDLKRRQGLYKEDFGGVQISEGVLYQARISLPSNVTTGTYSAETFAVTRGRVIASAVSEVEVRKVGFERFVELSANQYGLLYGFVAVMLSVLMGWGAGRLFARL
- a CDS encoding ATP-binding protein, producing MNDMGNGNFGSYDPQRQMEAEQPQRRSNSLRDRIRRSADSEQGPAAAQSRSGYVHQPHGEQAPEPKAAQQQPVEAAAPVMPQPQPQAEAPVETSPAPATAPAAKLGEAPPRPSDLAPKAAPEPEPEEPEDEQPLSDNALQPIGVVLEIAGSGSMIAIDLQRLTECGEDPDPAIAMAGQVGSQIKIRIGNSWLLASVRNQKQDRKAGSILANIDFLGEGIEEKLTGKLHGFRRGVTRYPVPGAMVYPASTADLKQVYASDGRSAVTIGKVYPTKDIRAGLYVDAMLGKHFALLGSTGTGKSTSAALILHRICEAAPEGHIVMIDPHGEYSAAFRQTGVILDVSNLQMPYWIMNFEEHCEVLLTSNGNERQVDADILAKCLLKARSKSKLAQTMGKITVDSPIPYLLSDLSNEIQDQMGKLDKATNSAPYMRIKNKLDELKADPRYQFMFSGMLVADSMADFISKIFRMPSNGKPISIIDVSGVPSDVTSTVVAVLSRLVFDFAIWGREEKCTPILLVCEEAHRYVPNEKNADGNSVGTILSRIAKEGRKYGISLGLITQRPSDLAEGVLSQCGTIISMRLNNDRDQDFVRAAMPEGARGFLDAIPALRNRECIICGEGVAIPIRVSFDNLEEVKRPASEDPSFVEMWNNPGGEEDIVQRTVQRWRSQG
- a CDS encoding 7-carboxy-7-deazaguanine synthase QueE, giving the protein MALVLATDDDGGPEIFASVQGEGPSVGMPVAFMRLSRCNLACVWCDTAYTWHFEGDNRPHRDGVTFERKANQVTLDEEEVAAHIMQLGQDRLVITGGEPLLQAPALAKLLDLLPDISVEIETNGTTKAPPRLDVRIDQFNVSPKLAHSGNPADLALLPERLDAYATDPRAFFKFVIAEPSDVDEVLELHDRYRFKPGHVFLMPEGTDSQTLRTREKWLADLCLKHGFRMSDRLHIHLFGDTRGT
- a CDS encoding VOC family protein; translation: MKLDHMVVLVRSLETSLPWYAALLDLIGFTKTRDHVWTSDDGLSIDLKQAKASTSDYERYAPGLNHLGFTAPDMAALDAVRDGMAAAGFEVPEKQEFEGETATFFRDPEGMRVEVTVYN
- a CDS encoding valine--tRNA ligase, with protein sequence MTTELSKTFDPADIEQRWYAHWEENGLFRPERPDAEPFTIVNPPPNVTGSLHIGHALDNTLQDVVIRYERLRGKDALWVVGTDHAGIATQMVVERQMEAKQDKRTNYSREDFVDKVWEWKEESGGTITRQLRRLGCSMDWSREQFTMDEHFSNAVLKTFVDLYNDGLIYRDKRLVNWDPKLKTAISDLEVETTDVKGSFWHFKYPLEDGVTTSEGKDHLVVATTRPETMLADMAVAVHPDDERFKSVVGKHIVLPITGRRVPIVADEHADPELGSGCVKITPGHDFNDFDVGKRAGFKPADMLNMLDGEANVCQTADGLVPDEFIGLHRFKRDGVDGARELVVARMKVQGYLIPHIAKTKKGEEQELDAEPRTIATPFGDRGGVVIEPWLTDQWYVDAEKLAKAPIEAVKDGTIEIVPKSWEKTFFNWMENIQPWCVSRQLWWGHRIPAWYDAEGKAYVAMTEEEAQAQAGDGVALARDEDVLDTWFSSALWPFATLGWPDKTDLLEKHYPNDLLISGFDILFFWDARMMMQGIHLTGKAPWPRLYLHGLVRAADGAKMSKSKGNVVDPLGLIDQYGADALRFFMSAMESQGRDIKMDERRVEGYRNFATKLWNATRFCQSNGIGASTSIAAPTATQAVNKWIIGEVVETKNALEQAMADLRFDAAANTIYHFVWDRFCDWYIELIKGNFDEETKAVAGWALDQILVMLHPFMPFITEELWSKQGDRADYPLITAKWPDPQAEPSWEASEEIEWVIGFIKELRSARAELDVPASAKTEILVMNDIYFDGLKVQQGERYDLIDRFRTHGPAIARMTRSDVVQIIMTGTAFELATGKVLDRTEYSSDKKKGFTMVVGTATYHIPLEGVIDFGAARSRLEKSLEASIKEAKSLEGRLGNANFVERAKPEAVEKARADHAHHTAEIERLKAALTRLG